Proteins found in one Lates calcarifer isolate ASB-BC8 linkage group LG8, TLL_Latcal_v3, whole genome shotgun sequence genomic segment:
- the tstd1 gene encoding thiosulfate:glutathione sulfurtransferase yields the protein MANAVTKEISYEDLKALLGKSQNLLLVDVRNKDEVDKGRIPGSINIPVNAVGDAFSLEPEEFKAKYGVTKPPLDAPELVFHCQMGRRGQMATNKAHELGYVNARNYTGGYKEWSEKEGK from the exons TCACCAAGGAAATCTCCTATGAGGATCTGAAGGCGCTTCTGGGAAAGAGCCAGAATCTCCTCCTGGTTGACGTCCGCAATAAAGACGAAGTGGATAAAGGACGTATTCCAGGATCCATTAACATCCCAG TTAATGCAGTGGGAGATGCCTTTTCATTGGAGCCAGAAGAATTTAAGGCCAAGTATGGAGTAACCAAGCCGCCGCTGGACGCCCCAGAGCTGGTGTTTCACTGCCAGATGGGCAGGCGAGGGCAAATGGCCACAAACAAGGCTCATGAGCTGGGATACGTGAA TGCCCGCAATTATACTGGAGGATACAAGGAGTGGTCTGAGAAGGAGGGGAAGTAA